The genomic stretch GGCACTACCAATATGTCAATTGaattattatgtttaatattgGAACTGAAATAATAATATACTATGATATTAGGATAACAGTATGTTACTGacgtttttttgtttgttttatatacaatatatataattcgttttaatattttataaacgtTACTTTGTTTTAATGAATATATGTTAAAATGGTTACAGCagtacaaaatatatatatatatatatatatatatatatatatatatatatatatatatatatatatatatatatatatatatatatatatatatataataaacgtTACTATTAACATACAAcagtaaatattatattaaaatgaatatttttaaattataaaaaacattaaatgGGTGTCAGTGacgtttttataatatatatatatatatatatatatatatatatatatatatatatatatatatatatatatatatatatatatatatattattataataaatgtgTATTTTAATGAATGtttgttattttaaattataaaaaacattatttataatttatgtgTTTAAACAAATATAATACTTACTGTTAACGtattataaaaacattttttttggtttgttttatatgCAATATATATAATTCgttttagtattttaataaatataatacttacTGTAAGACACTATATATTTACTATTAACatactatatataatataatcCTTATTGTTAACATATTGTATATATTTAACATACTGTTatcataatatatattattaaagaggtaataaaacaaagttagaatatatataatatattattatttcagTTACAACATTAAACATAGTAAATCAATTGGTTTAGTGGTAGTGCTCTTTACTTAtcacatataatttttataaacttaaaaatatttaacaaaaataACAACTTGCTCATATGAAACATCACGTATAGAACTTCAAATTATGCAGCTTGTAGAGCCCACAGCTAAATAAGGAATGCATGGTCCATGGCAACTTGATAAACTAAAGCTACGAAAGTAGTAATATGATTGTCCAACTGGATGGCCATTATGGGATTCAAGAACTTAAGTTTCTTAGGCGGCGATTTTGACTGACATTAAAGTCAATATTCTTGCCATTAATTTCAAACTTAATGCTTGTTTTCTCATTATTAGTCAAAAAAATAAGAGTGTATTCTCATTATCCAAAGAACAATTATCATTAAAGTAAAAAAGTTGTTCTTAGAAAATATCCAACTTCCATTGAAAAATAGCATGAGGTGCCTATTTATGTATTGTTTGTAAAGTTACATTCAGTCACCACTTCCCTCAAATATGTGTAAATACAAAACCTTTGTTGTTGTCATTATTTTACATTTGAGTACCTATGAGATATTATGCTCCAGCGGCCTTTCATCATCCGGTTGCATGCAACAAGAGAGGCAAGCTCTTGTTGAATTAAAAGGAAGTTTCAATGATCCTTCATTCAGACTCTCCTCTTGGCAAGGACGTGATTGTTGCAGATGGAAAGGTATAACTTGCAGCAACATTACAGGACATGTTGTCAAGATTGACCTTAGGAATCCATGTTATCCACAAAGAGGACAAGATTATCCACCAAACTGTTCCTTCTCAAAATCTAAGCTTGAAGCACAATATCTCCatccttctctttcaaatctcaaATATCTTTCCTATTTGGACCTAAGTGGAAACAGTTTTAATTCAAGTCCAATACCAATGTGGTTCCATTCTATGAACCATTTACAACACCTTTCTCTCTCTGATTCCCATTTGAGTGGCATGATCCCAAATAATCTTGGAAACCTCACAAAATTGTACTTTCTTGATATCAGCTTCAATTCTTGGTTACACTCTGATGACATCTATTGGGCTTCAAACCTTTCATTGCTTCAATATCTTTACATGAGTGATGTTTTTCTTGAAAGGGCACAAAATTTATTCCAGGTACTTAACATGCTTCCATCTTTGATAGAATTAGACTTGATGAACTGCAGCATATCAAAGACGCAGAGTGATAATCATCAAATTGTTAGTTACTCAAATTTTTCTAGGATCGAGTCTCTTATTCTTGCGGATAATAGACTTGGTGGTTCAGATTTAAATGTTTTTAGAAACATGAgtacttcaattgaatatattgaTCTTTCTAACAACAGTCTTAGTTCGGTTCCATTTTGGTTGAGAAATTGTGCCAAACTTAGCTCTCTTTATCTTGGAAACAATGCTCTTAGTGGCTCACTTCCACTAGCACTTAAAAATTTGTCTTCTTTGACAACACTTGACCTTTCTCAAAACAAGTTTGAATCTGTTCCATTGTGGTTAGGTGGGTTAGAGAGTCTTTTATATTTCAATTTGTCCGTGAATCATGTAAACCATATTGAGGGTTCTCTAACATCAATTTTAGGGAATATGTGTCATCTTCTGTCACTAGATTTGTCTCAAAACAGAATTCAAGGGGATGCTCTCGTCGGTGATTTACTATCTCGATGCGTTGGTTTTGATTTAGAGGAACTTGATTTGAACAACAATCATTTCAATGATCAGCTGCCGACATGGTTAGGACAGCTTGAAAATTTGGAAATCCTCACACTTCATTCAAGTTTTTTTCATGGTCCTATTCCACATATTTTGGGAAAATTGTCAAACTTAGAATATTTAAGCCTTGCTAACAATCACTTTAATGGATCTATTCCAAACTCTTTCGAAAAACTGGGAAATCTAAGCATTTTAGACATTTCTAGCAACAACTTGTTAGGAGGTTTTCCTTGTAGTATAACCACACTTGtcaatcttaaaagcttgatattGAACAATAATAATTTGTCTGGGTCTCTTCCTAATTGTATTGGACAATTTGTTAATCTAAACACCTTGATTAtttcttttaatcattttaatGGTGTGATTCCTAGGAATATTGAGAACCTGGTTAGCCTAGAAAACATTGATGCTTCAGCAAATTTTCTGAGTGGAACAATCCCACCAAGTATTGGTCAACTTTCAAATCTTCACACCCTCTACCTTAGTAAAAACAATTTGCATGGGAAAATTCCTCTTAGTTTTGGTCAACTTGTGAACCTGCAAAATTTAGACCTGTCTCTCAACAATTTGGAAGGAGTGTTTTCAGAAATAAAATTTCCCAAGTCACTGGCCTATGTGAACCTCACCAATAATCATATTACTGGACCACTTCTCCAAAATATTGCTCTTAGATTGCCTAATCTTAGTCACTTGCTTCTTGGAAACAATCTCATCAATGACTCCATACCGAACTCATTGTGCAAAATAAACTCTTTGTACATTCTTGACCTTTCAGGCAACAGTTTAGTTGGCAGCATTCCAGATTGTTGGAGTAAAAGTAAAAGATTGAATGAGATAAACCTATCATCTAACAAATTATCAGGTATTGTTCCAAGCTCGTTCGGCAATCTTTCCATTTTGGCCTGGTTACATTTGAACAACAATAGTCTTGAAGGAGAGTTTCCATCATGCTTGAGGAATTTAAAACAGCTGTTAATCTTAGATATTGGAGATAATCAAATGTCAGGGGCAATACCTTCATGGATTGGAGACATATTCTCCTTAATGCAGATTCTCAGGTTGAGAAAAAACAAGTTTCAAGGAAACATTCCATCACAACTTTGTAAACTTCCAGCTTTGCAAATATTGGACCTTTCCAACAACAAGTTGATAGGTTTGATACCTCACTGTATTGGAAAGTTAACAGCAATGATTCAAGGATACAAACCGTCAGTTTCCTTAGCTCCCGGAGAACCGAGGTATTTGGAATGGTATGACCAAGATGTGAGCCAGATCATTAAAGGAAGAGAAGATCATTATACAAGAAATCTGAAACTTTTGGCCAACATGGATTTATCAAACAACAATTTGAGTGGACCTATTCCTAAAGGAATAACTCTTCTTACGGCATTGCGAGGCCTAAACTTGTCGCACAATCATTTGTccggtgaaattccaacaaccaTCGGAGACATGAAGTCACTTGAATCTTTGGACCTCTCTCATGATCAACTTTCAAGCTCAATTCCTCACACAATGTCTAGTTTAACTTTTCTAAGTGCGCTAAACTTGTCCTACAACAACCTTTCAGGACCAATTCCACAAGGAAACCAATTTTTAACACTAAATGATCCGTCTATTTATGGTGGCAACCAATTTCTTTGTGGTGCACCATTGTCTAATCATTGtgatgttgatgaagatgatagaGATGAAAGTGGAGATGAAGATGGAAAAGAAGACAACATTGAGAAATGGTTGTTTTACTTTGTGATTGCACTAGGATTTGGTAGTGGCTTTTGGGTTGTGATTGGtgtgttgttgttgaagaagagTTGGAGACATGCTTACTTTAGATGTATTGATGATGCATTGCTTAGGATAAATCGAACATTTAGAAGAGAGTTAGCAAAGTTAAAGAAAACATGTATGGGAAATCCTGTTGATTAGTGAAAGATAAGTATCTTTGTGCTGGTTATCTTATTGCCtctataataaaaaagaaatatcactacgccaaataagctatttaatagcgctttttttaatttttgatagctcttaaaagtgctattaaccgCACCGCTATTGTAAACGTTTtttgtttaatagcactttaaaaTTGCTATTAAAGTACCGATTTTTAATAGTGTTTTTCCTTAAGCGCTATTGAAGTAGACGTTTTgcacatttttttatttgtttttgatagcactttcaaactaAGCGCTATTATAAggcacatgtttgatagcactttcaaacaaAGCGCTAATATATGGCACATGTTTAATAGCACTTTCAAAGAAAGCGCTATTATATGATACATGATTGATATCACTTTCTattaaaagtgctattataggatgtttcattaatagcactcTTTACAAAATGCTATTGtagtatattttataaatttttttgtaCACAAAATCATTCTTTTGGTGTGCAAATATCAAAAAGTTACATTCAATTCAATACCTAATAACACGTTAAGTTACTCATTGCATATATATTATGATCCATCAATAGcaaatattttaaatcaaatccaCTTGTTTACAAATATCACAACAAGGTCTAAAAAAGTACTTTACAACCATGACATGTTCACCTCATGGCTACTTGCAAAATTGAGTTCTATTAGTCCTACAAACTCATATACCAATATAATATGACATAAGTTGAACTTAGTAGAGGTCTCTTAGAGGCTTAAACTATGATAATTATTGAGAATAAGCCACTTAGATAGGTCCCTGCATAAATGTTCAACTCAAAATGGTTAATATAAAAGAAGTCTCTACATAGATGTTCAACTCTAAATGGGTAATATAAAAGAGGTCTCTACATATAATTTCAACTAAAAATggttaatataaaataagaacaaaagcatGAGTGGAGTTTTGAGGTACACATTTCAAAATTAAGTAGAGATAGAAGAATAATCATGTTTATTATGTATATTGTTCTTGACCACTGAGCCATAAGCCATTTAgtacatttatatttttaaagtcATAATAAATTCTtatgaaatttatatttttaagtaaaaaagAATAGTCTTAGATTACTTATCACATATAAGAGTAACAGTTTCATATTAGATATATATAGCATCTATGCTAACAATGTAAagtataaataattaaatcatgtCAGACACATAACTAAGTATAAATGCAACGAAAGGCAAGAACATGAACAACAATGGAATAAATGAGAAATTCCCGAAGCATATGAAATTACGAACCTTTAATAACTTTCCAAAAAAGATCAAAATTTGAGTTTAATGGAGCATGTACCTGAATTCAGCATGTTCCACCTGCACCATTCTTCACAAAAAGAACTTTCTTTTTCATAGGCTTCTTTGTCTAtggaatattaatttgatgtatgAGCTCaatatatattagtttaataattgAGTAAACCACACTTCTACATAAGTGAGGTGTAACAAGAAACATTTATAAATGTCCACTAACTACACCAAGGTAACGTCAATATTATTGGCTTTCAAAACAGCACTCAACCAATaattattaaatactaatagttaatcaaaacaaatataaaatattctaaaagTAAAAAAGCATGATAACTTAAAAGCTCCCATCATGAATAAAGAATATGAACATGAGGGCAATAGTATTGTTGTCAAATAGCAATATTATAGCAAAAGTTTCACCAAAGTTAAGCACTAAATCTAGTATATATGTCAAAGACCACAAAGGAGCAACAtaaacttatataaaataaatacattgCAAAATGAATGTTGAGCATGCCTAAATTAACTCTATAATTAGCCTTAATAGTCTCCATAACAAATTCTCCCATATTCCCCTAAGTAATACAACAAAAATTACACACTTGGTTTTAAATAGagatatcatatttacttttcaAAGATACAGGGCAGATATTCTTTAAAGAAATAGAGCAGATAGTTTCCAGAGTTAGCTATTGGAGTAATCTTCATTAAGATATTTATAAAACTCAACATCATGTTCCCTCCGGTCATTTCTATAACAATTAATGCATTATCAACTTATAATAAAACCATATTCCTTCAAGAAATGGTACAACATAATTTCTTAAAGTCAATGCAAGTATCTACTTTATCTTTGCTAAacttttagatttttttagaaGAAATGCGGTGTCAAGAATTACCTTTATGAGGAGTTGACTTACTCTTTTGACCTAAGGGTTAATAGCTCAACTATTTTAGTCACCattcttttaattataattaattttcagCTCATCGTGAAATTGGTCAGGGTCTACACTTCATGTCTTATGTGAGAGACATGTTATGAAACTATGCATCTGGTGAAAAGCAACACACAATTAAACACATTAAATTCATAGAGTAGAATAAATATATGTGAGCTaaacaaaaatgatagaattTCAGTCCCTGTAAACATTATAATACTACTACTAATAAAATATCCTATAATCCTGTGCGTGGTTAATGGCATGTGGGTTGGACagtagattaaaaaaaaataatataaccaTTTACCTTGAAAATTTCTTAGTTTTTGTTATTCTCACTGAGTAACCTAGTTGAAGTGTGGGTTGGAATTGGAATTCACAATTCATCTTTCCAGTAGATTTGGTAAAGGAATTTTGGTGGATTAAACAAACTgaataaaaatatagaaaaacaaacaaaatgaaGATAGCCTAAATCATAATATCAGATGAAACAAGAAGCATAAAGAGAATCAATTGCTTCCACCATATTTTGATGAGAAGGTTTGCTACTATTGACATTCTGCTATCAAAGTAATCATTACCAATATCAATCAACCAAATGTGAAAAAGCCCAAGAGAAAGAGACTCCATAAAGATAATCAAGAAATTACTACTTAAAGTGCTAGAAGAGAAGTCTAAAGTACATAATTTAAGAAGTGAACTTTGGAAAATTAGGTATCATATCCAAGCAGATGTGGATGCTAAGTGCTCAAATAAAATGCCAGTCCCCTTTCTCACATAAGACCCTAACAAAGATGACCCTGAAGAAAATAATACCTGGATATCAGCAGCAGATGTTACACTTGAAGCTAAATCAGACCAGTCAGACAttcttctctcctcttgttcttCATTAGAGAAGGGTGGCTTATATTGGAGCACCTCATTTCCACTGGAAGCTTTTCTACTATTGACATCCTGCTAACAAAGTTAATGAgtaatcaaattcaaagctagGTTGTTCTAGTATTGTCAATTGAGGATTATGTAAAACATCGGTTTGTTCAAATTTCACTTCACAACAATGCTAAAGTGTAGTTACAGCCATTGTTTGACAATATTTAGCTCTAAATAGCATTGTGCGGGATATTAGTGATTTGTTCAAATTCAGCTACACTATAACCGCAATTTAACAACATTAAGTTTTCAAAGAACGCATCAGGAAAATGCAGAGTTATAATTATCTAGCCCAAGTGAAAAGCTCTACAATAACCAAAATACAATTAGCACGAGTAATAGTTTCTCACCGTCAATTCATTATATAAGGAAATTACATTTCCTCCACAGAGGCTTCTTCTGTTGTATTCGATAACGTTTTTTTCCTGTCATATTGGTATCAAATGAATCAAATAATGCTCGGTTCTAGTGTTGGACCCAGAAATAAAGACATTGCCTTGGTTAAATACATCCATGAAAAATGGAAAAATCGCCACAACATACTTTCTACAGAGCAAATCAGATTTTGAGATACTACCTTAAACATAAATCTCAGATTTTATCAAAACCACCTCAATCACACTCGAAGAAATCTCAGCCCAAAATCCCTATGTTTCCAAACTTCTGATTCAAATAGAACAAATAAGTTAGTGAAAATAGCTCAAAATAAAGAAGAATTCGTATACATACCTTCGAAGATTCCAACGAAGACATCAACTGTATCAGGTTTAATTTCCTCTTTCCAGTGGTGAAATCGATAAATCTTTGTATAGAGTATCTGAGTTCCAGGCCGACGACTGGAAAAGAGTATGGTGGAATAGTGAAAATCGATGGCTGATGAGTGATGGGGGAGAATCGATGGCTGACGGTGGTGAATCGATGGCTGACGGTGTTTCCTCCGAGATTTTTCTTGTCTGGCTTAGGGTTATTGGAAGATGACGACGAAGATGAAGAATAAAAATCGGTAAGCGGTGAGTTGTGGAGGGAGAAAACGGGCTCGTTTTGGTTTTTTGGGGATAGTGGCAAAAAGTAGTGCGGCAAAATGAAACGTTTCcgcaaaaaaatgtgtttttttataattttattaattatatattataaaaaaaacaaaccatTCTTTATAGGAACAtgtttgaattatttatttattttattaattagggttaatagtagtttatccccctgtaatatgagcgtgttttgatttacccccctaccgttgctaaaggcaggttttggcaacggttttttttgaaaaaatcgttACCAAAGGGTAGGAAGGGGGCaaaaacaaaattcgctaacattacagggaggtgaattactattaaccctattaATTATACATTACGACAACAATAGCGCTTTTGTATAAGCGCTAATAAAGGATAGTACAATAatagcatttttttttaaaagtgttaTCTTAAGTGTTATCTAAGTGTATAGTATTAATAGCGTTTTGTAAAAAGCGCTATTTTATTGAAGTTTAATAATAGCATTTTTTCataaagtgctatcaaaatcacattGTCTATATCCTATAATAGCGCTTGACAATAAAGTGCTATCATAAAagtgttttttcatttttaatagcactttctttaaaagtgctattaaattaagcgatacaaaatatcaattttggcGTAATagatcacttttttttttcaatattcctTTACAAATTTAGTCTATTCTATAAATACTACATCTAATCTAATTTGATGGATAATTTAAGACAATTTGGACGATGTTTCATCGAAACTCAAACTCAAATTTCAGAAGTTAAAATTCAATTTACTTATGtaatgaaaattttaatataaaatgttTGTTAACCATATATTTCAAACACCTTGCAAATAAAATTCATATCACACCAGTTGCAATGTGCATTGCTGTTGCAGAAATCACAATAAATGCAATCATAACACCTCGCAATTGTATCCGCTACCGCAATTTGAAACCTTGATTCACACAAACAAATGGACAACTGTTCCAATAAAGAAGATAAATGTGCATAAGATATTTAAGTTTTCAAAAAGAAGCAAAGTTAAATCATAATGTATTCGCTGATAGATAAGTGCTAGAAATGGAGTGTGAGACTTACATTGAAGAGCCATGCATGCATGCAGCTATAATGATCGACAAAAGTACTTCCATAACAGAGTTATCTGAAACCATGAAATGATGAATTATAAACTCTGATTGATTATCAAAATAAATCCTAAAATACTCACGCAATAAATCAAACCACCATTAAGAACTTATTCGCGAACAAGGACGCGAGTCGGATTGCAATTGCAATTTTACAAAGCTATCACAAATTTGAAGCAATAATGCTCTTAGCTACTGGAGGAAGAGCGGAGAAATTGATGATTTGGGAACCAATCATCCAAAGAGTAAGGCAAATGGATTTGAATTTGGGTGCAGTTTAGCTGCACGAGTTTAACTATGATATGATTTCAATTTGTTTTGAGTAGGTCACTACTCACTAGCATCAATGAGAAACAACTCATTTATTTTCATTTCAATGAAATAATTAGCGGAATACCCGTGCACTCGCATGGGTACCGGCGTGTGCCccattattttgtttataaatagtATATATAAAAGAATAATGCTAACCAGTGCTCCTGGAGCACTGGTTAAGACATTAAAAAGGTAAGTTGAATattgtttaataaagtaaaaatatatgtttttacccgaaatatatgtattaaatgcATTGAAAATAGATATAATTAACTTTTTTAGAGAAGATTTGGTGTATTCAATgtctaaaatattttcttaatttgaaatacttaaccagtgcccctggggcactcgttagcatgaccctaaataaaaatatagaattaAAAATAGACTAAAATATATATCTTTAAATTGGtgtgtaataaataataataataactataagTTCTATATAAATTATTATGTTTGAGATTCGAATtatgtgaagaaaaaaaatttactCAACCGTAAACCCTAaataattactccctccgttttttattataagtcgttttggaaaaaaaaattgtattttaatataagtcgttttacaattccaatgaataattaatgttatttttcctattatatccttaaatatttattattctctctcctttcaattatataaatttatcttccacatgtcattaatgaaggataattttgtaaaaaccttcataatttctcattttcatacaacaattattatttttctaaatctgtgtgaaaagtctaaaacgacttataataaaaaacggagggagtataataaATTGGTGTGTAATAAATAATTATCATAATTATAAAAGATACTATAAGTTATTAATTATAAAAGATACTATAAGTTATTAATTATGTTTGAGATTTGAATGATTTGAACAAAGTCAAACTTAAACAACATTtgtaattcaaaatcaaaatataaaataaataaaatattatacctTATAATTCCTACTCTGCAACGTTACTTACTTCGTTTTTATAACTTCTTATTTTTTcactaaaaatattttgttaccGTAATATAGTTTAATAATATAGTAAAGCATTAAAAATTCTCTTATGAGTTTCATTGTGTTTGATTATTATTAAActaacaatttaatttatatttttgtatatgGCGTCTTATATTTTTTAACTAATAATGGATACTCGTTTCATATATTATTTGTGAATAAAACTAAAATTGAAAAGGTGAATAAACTAATTCACATAAAGTATTGAactcaaaatttttaatttttagtgaaTTTCTAGTaagttattacttttttttttatgtacaaataaaaaaattgaaaatcttgTTTCATTACATAATCAAATATCCCGATAAACTAATTGAATCTCAATTCAATTTCATTCTTAAATCCACCACTTATCATGGTCCCAAGGTAaccttataaaattaaaaaaatataagctGCCTGCTTCTACATAAGCAGTATGGGATGTAAAGAGATGTGTTGTTATATATTCCTACATGGTAGGAGGAGGTCGAACTGCTCTTCTTGGGAATCGAGGATTTAAGTGATGTTCCCTGACACGCCAATTGTAGGAACTGCAGGTGGTTCAACTATCCTTCCTGGTGGTTGGTTGGGAGGAGCAAACTTGAAAGCAGTCAGTTTTTGCGGTTGATAACTCATCATATGTTCATTGGGATTATTTGCAATTGTGAGAGTAATgattgttaagagtctcacatcggacaatatatgacctgaacatgtccttataagtgggggcaatcctcaccctacaagccggttttgtagggttgagttagaccTAACCACAcctcttaacatggtatcagagcgggtTGCTTTTGTTCTGTTTCCGCTGCGATTTGAATTGAAGCTTACACCCTCCGGtcacatttataagcaaaaaaaatggtttgcacgattattaagaaattcaattaagtgtagttaactttttagatttcggggaaaacattgattaaatttactataatatcctctttattaaatttaatgaagTATTGGAAAATGAAATATAGGGGTATCTTAGGAATTACAGCATTAAATGATTTAGTAAtaattgatttttgcttataatagtgaccaagaattagatattttttttgcttataatagtgaccggaGGGTGTATGCTTCATGTTTCTCTTTTCTTCGTCGTTAACCTAGTCTTCTTCAGTGAGTCTTTGCATTCACGAAGATCTTGATTCTTTCATTCATTGAAGATCTTGATTCTTTCATTCATTGATTCATCTTTTCTTTGCACCATTCCTTCTAATGGTTGGGAAGAAGAACAACAACCAGTTTCAGGATCAACTCGATCCATACTATGTCCATCCATCAGAGAACTCCTCTACGGTATGTGTTACACCACCCTTATCCGGAGATAATTACCATGCATGGTCCATGAAGATGAGAAGAGCCTTGGCCATGAAAAACAAATTTCAGTTCGTAGATGGAACAATAGAGGTTCCAGATAGTGATAATTTGAACTATGTTGCATGGCAGAGGTGTAACAATCTAGTGCACACCTGGATTATCAATTCGATAACGCCTTCAATAGCACAGAGTGTGGTGTTCATCGAGAATGTCGTGGATGTGTGGAATGATCTTCGAGATAGTTTCATGAGAGGAGACAAGATACGTGTTGCACAATTGTATCAAGAAATCTCAAACTTGAAGCAAGGAAGCAAAAAGATTTTTGATTACTTCACGGAATTGAGAAGCTTATGGGAGGAACTCGATCAATACAGGCCAATGCCAAGCTGCACGTGTCCTGTACCTTGTGCTTGCCTTGCAATGAGAAATAGCAGAAGCTTTAGGGCAGAAGATCGTATAATTCAATTCTTAATAGGGTTGAATGAAGAATACCATGGAGTTGTGTCTCAAGTGCTGCTGATGGAACCTTTGCCtcaaataaacaaagtgtttTCCATGGTCTTGCAGCAAGAAAGAAAGATCTGTGGCACTGGAGGGATCTTGTCCGGAGGAAGCACTGCAGACGAAGGTAGTGGCATGATAAATGTTGTTGATGGCACGAAGCAGTTTGGTAAAGGAAGATGCAATAGTGCAATAGTTAAGAGCAATGGAAATAATAGTGCAGGAAGAGGCAAGAGTAATTCCAAGGTGTGCACACATTGTGGAAAAATTGGCCATGTTATTGATACATGCTACAAGAAGCATGGCTATCCTCCTAATCCTAGTCGAGGGACAGCACACATCAACCAAGTAGAAGCAACTGGAGATGAAGCATCCATGAAATCCAATGATGGTGGAAATTTGACTTTGACAAAGGAGCAATACAATAGCTTGATGATGCTGCTTG from Vicia villosa cultivar HV-30 ecotype Madison, WI linkage group LG4, Vvil1.0, whole genome shotgun sequence encodes the following:
- the LOC131594747 gene encoding receptor-like protein EIX2, translated to MCKYKTFVVVIILHLSTYEILCSSGLSSSGCMQQERQALVELKGSFNDPSFRLSSWQGRDCCRWKGITCSNITGHVVKIDLRNPCYPQRGQDYPPNCSFSKSKLEAQYLHPSLSNLKYLSYLDLSGNSFNSSPIPMWFHSMNHLQHLSLSDSHLSGMIPNNLGNLTKLYFLDISFNSWLHSDDIYWASNLSLLQYLYMSDVFLERAQNLFQVLNMLPSLIELDLMNCSISKTQSDNHQIVSYSNFSRIESLILADNRLGGSDLNVFRNMSTSIEYIDLSNNSLSSVPFWLRNCAKLSSLYLGNNALSGSLPLALKNLSSLTTLDLSQNKFESVPLWLGGLESLLYFNLSVNHVNHIEGSLTSILGNMCHLLSLDLSQNRIQGDALVGDLLSRCVGFDLEELDLNNNHFNDQLPTWLGQLENLEILTLHSSFFHGPIPHILGKLSNLEYLSLANNHFNGSIPNSFEKLGNLSILDISSNNLLGGFPCSITTLVNLKSLILNNNNLSGSLPNCIGQFVNLNTLIISFNHFNGVIPRNIENLVSLENIDASANFLSGTIPPSIGQLSNLHTLYLSKNNLHGKIPLSFGQLVNLQNLDLSLNNLEGVFSEIKFPKSLAYVNLTNNHITGPLLQNIALRLPNLSHLLLGNNLINDSIPNSLCKINSLYILDLSGNSLVGSIPDCWSKSKRLNEINLSSNKLSGIVPSSFGNLSILAWLHLNNNSLEGEFPSCLRNLKQLLILDIGDNQMSGAIPSWIGDIFSLMQILRLRKNKFQGNIPSQLCKLPALQILDLSNNKLIGLIPHCIGKLTAMIQGYKPSVSLAPGEPRYLEWYDQDVSQIIKGREDHYTRNLKLLANMDLSNNNLSGPIPKGITLLTALRGLNLSHNHLSGEIPTTIGDMKSLESLDLSHDQLSSSIPHTMSSLTFLSALNLSYNNLSGPIPQGNQFLTLNDPSIYGGNQFLCGAPLSNHCDVDEDDRDESGDEDGKEDNIEKWLFYFVIALGFGSGFWVVIGVLLLKKSWRHAYFRCIDDALLRINRTFRRELAKLKKTCMGNPVD